In the genome of Cupriavidus taiwanensis, one region contains:
- a CDS encoding DUF1656 domain-containing protein, which produces MHATEFDLYGVFVPATVVWMLAAFAVTAALRAVLVRVGFYRIVWHRSLFNLSLYILVLGAIVALVWQAPS; this is translated from the coding sequence ATGCACGCCACTGAGTTCGACCTGTATGGCGTGTTCGTGCCCGCCACCGTGGTGTGGATGCTGGCCGCGTTCGCGGTCACCGCCGCACTGCGTGCCGTGCTGGTCCGGGTCGGCTTCTACCGCATCGTGTGGCACCGGTCCTTGTTCAACCTCTCGCTGTACATCCTCGTATTGGGCGCCATCGTCGCGCTCGTCTGGCAGGCCCCATCATGA
- the moaA gene encoding GTP 3',8-cyclase MoaA encodes MQAAPVQALPATSGHPAAVPGPVTPAVLDQLGRPLRDLRLSVIDQCNFRCTYCMPKSRFGRDYPFLTPAQRLSDDELLRIVRAFVGLGVGKVRLTGGEPLLRKGIESLVERIAAMRTREGKPVAVAMTTNGSLLARKARALRDAGLDRVTVSLDSLDDGIFRAMNDVEVPVGRVLEGIDAARAAGLAPVKVNCVVERGTNDGQVLPLVEHFRGSGVTLRFIEYMDVEGPSGWSQARVVPSEELRATIERAHALLPLARRAGETASNFLLADGSLKLGFISSVSQPFCGDCTRARVSVDGRLHLCLFAIRSVDLRQHLGAACPEQDLAQAIRQAWQARGDRYSELRAGIRAERFASGKRQYPTVRMSLVGG; translated from the coding sequence ATGCAAGCAGCGCCTGTGCAAGCCTTGCCGGCCACGTCCGGCCATCCCGCCGCCGTGCCGGGCCCCGTCACGCCCGCCGTGCTCGACCAGCTTGGTCGCCCGCTGCGCGACCTGCGCCTGTCGGTGATCGACCAGTGCAATTTCCGCTGCACCTACTGCATGCCCAAGTCGCGCTTCGGGCGCGACTATCCGTTCCTCACGCCCGCGCAACGCCTATCCGATGACGAGCTGCTGCGCATCGTGCGCGCCTTTGTCGGCCTGGGCGTCGGGAAGGTGCGCCTGACCGGCGGCGAGCCGCTGCTGCGCAAGGGCATCGAGTCACTGGTCGAACGGATTGCCGCGATGCGCACGCGCGAGGGGAAGCCGGTGGCTGTGGCGATGACCACCAACGGCAGCCTGCTGGCGCGCAAGGCCCGCGCACTGCGCGACGCGGGGCTGGACCGGGTCACGGTCAGCCTCGACAGCCTGGACGACGGCATCTTCCGCGCCATGAACGATGTGGAAGTTCCGGTCGGCCGCGTGCTGGAGGGCATCGACGCAGCCCGCGCCGCCGGCCTGGCCCCGGTCAAGGTCAACTGCGTGGTCGAGCGCGGCACCAATGACGGCCAGGTGCTGCCGCTGGTCGAACACTTTCGCGGCAGCGGCGTCACGCTGCGCTTTATCGAGTATATGGACGTGGAAGGTCCCAGCGGCTGGTCGCAAGCGCGCGTAGTGCCGTCGGAGGAATTGCGCGCCACGATCGAGCGCGCGCATGCGCTGCTGCCGCTCGCCAGGCGCGCTGGCGAGACCGCCAGCAATTTCTTGCTGGCCGATGGCAGCCTGAAGCTGGGCTTTATCTCGAGCGTGTCGCAGCCGTTCTGCGGCGATTGCACCCGCGCCCGCGTGTCGGTCGATGGCCGGCTGCACCTGTGCCTGTTTGCCATCCGGTCGGTCGACCTGCGCCAGCATCTGGGCGCCGCATGCCCGGAGCAAGACCTGGCGCAGGCGATCCGGCAGGCATGGCAGGCCCGCGGCGACCGTTACTCGGAGCTGCGCGCCGGAATACGCGCGGAAAGGTTTGCCAGCGGCAAACGGCAATATCCCACGGTACGCATGTCGCTGGTGGGGGGCTGA
- the cydB gene encoding cytochrome d ubiquinol oxidase subunit II produces MGINLPVIWAALIFFGVMMYVIMDGFDLGIGILFPFVGDRHDRDVMMNTVAPVWDGNETWLVLGGAALLGAFPLAYSVLLSAFYLPLVFMLLGLIFRGVAFEFRFKASDRSRPYWDAAFTWGSVVAAFFQGVTLGAYIDGIAMDGTTFSGGALDWLAPFPLFCGVGVVITYAFLGVTWLIMKTEGRLQWTMLRVTNVLTGVMLAMVGLVSIWTPLTHPEIAQRWFALPNLLFFLPVPLLVLGSAWGIYRSLRRQPNVSPFLYALLMVFMGYTGLAISIWPNIIPPSVSIFDASSPPQSQGFALVGTLFIVPIILAYTSWSYYVFRGKVRRGEGYH; encoded by the coding sequence ATGGGTATCAACCTTCCCGTTATCTGGGCTGCGCTGATCTTCTTCGGCGTGATGATGTACGTCATCATGGACGGATTCGACCTCGGCATCGGCATCCTCTTCCCCTTCGTCGGCGACCGCCATGACCGCGACGTGATGATGAATACGGTCGCGCCGGTGTGGGACGGCAACGAAACCTGGCTGGTTCTGGGCGGCGCGGCGCTGCTGGGCGCCTTCCCGCTGGCGTATTCGGTGCTGCTTAGCGCCTTCTACCTGCCGCTGGTGTTCATGCTGCTGGGGCTGATCTTCCGCGGCGTCGCCTTCGAATTCCGCTTCAAGGCCAGCGACCGCAGCCGCCCGTACTGGGACGCCGCGTTCACCTGGGGCTCGGTGGTCGCTGCCTTCTTCCAGGGCGTGACGCTGGGCGCCTATATCGACGGCATCGCCATGGACGGCACCACCTTCAGCGGCGGCGCGCTCGACTGGCTGGCGCCGTTTCCGCTGTTCTGCGGCGTTGGCGTGGTGATCACTTACGCGTTCCTCGGCGTCACCTGGCTCATCATGAAGACCGAGGGCCGGCTGCAGTGGACCATGCTGCGCGTGACCAACGTACTGACCGGCGTGATGCTGGCGATGGTGGGCTTGGTCAGCATCTGGACGCCGCTGACCCACCCGGAGATCGCGCAGCGCTGGTTTGCGCTGCCCAACCTGCTGTTCTTCCTGCCGGTGCCGCTGCTGGTGCTGGGCTCGGCCTGGGGCATCTACCGGTCGCTGCGCCGGCAGCCCAATGTGTCGCCGTTCCTGTATGCGCTGCTGATGGTCTTCATGGGCTATACCGGGCTGGCCATCAGCATCTGGCCCAACATCATCCCGCCGTCGGTCTCGATCTTCGATGCCTCGTCGCCGCCGCAAAGCCAGGGCTTCGCGCTGGTCGGCACGCTCTTCATCGTGCCGATCATCCTGGCCTACACCTCGTGGTCGTACTACGTGTTCCGCGGCAAGGTCCGGCGCGGCGAGGGGTACCACTGA
- a CDS encoding DUF2474 family protein: protein MARTPHKTPSAPLATRLGWLLALWLAGVGTVFACASLMKLLMRAAGLAH from the coding sequence ATGGCCAGGACTCCGCATAAGACGCCGAGCGCACCACTGGCGACCCGCCTCGGCTGGCTGCTGGCGCTGTGGCTGGCCGGGGTCGGCACGGTGTTCGCCTGCGCCAGCCTGATGAAGCTGCTGATGCGCGCCGCGGGCCTCGCGCACTGA
- a CDS encoding HlyD family efflux transporter periplasmic adaptor subunit, which yields MIRKLSLLVPVAVTLAAVAAAAMTAWHLWQYYTAAPWTRDGHVRAAVIQVAPDVSGPVTAVLIGDNARVQRGQVLFEVDPERFRLRLRQAQAEAASARAALALARRLRNAAAVAAVAAAQARLDQARAAVDIAALDLTRCRVTSPVDGQVSDRLPRAGDFATRGKPALSVVASGSQYVEGYFEETKLPAIRIGSAADVHVMGQRAPLHGQVQSIAPGIEDQDRALGPNLLPSVNPTFNWVRLAQRIPVRIALDPVPEGVQLIAGQTATVRIREPHP from the coding sequence ATGATTCGCAAGCTCTCGCTGCTCGTCCCGGTTGCTGTGACCCTGGCCGCGGTGGCCGCCGCGGCGATGACCGCCTGGCACCTCTGGCAGTACTACACCGCGGCGCCTTGGACCCGCGACGGCCACGTGCGCGCCGCGGTGATCCAGGTCGCGCCCGATGTCTCGGGTCCCGTCACGGCGGTGCTGATCGGCGACAACGCGCGGGTGCAACGCGGCCAGGTGCTGTTCGAGGTGGATCCGGAGCGCTTCCGCCTGCGCCTTAGGCAGGCGCAGGCCGAAGCCGCGTCGGCACGCGCGGCGCTGGCGCTGGCGCGGCGGCTCCGCAACGCGGCCGCCGTAGCCGCCGTAGCTGCCGCACAGGCGCGCCTCGACCAGGCCCGGGCCGCGGTCGACATCGCCGCGCTGGACCTGACGCGTTGCCGCGTCACCAGCCCGGTCGACGGCCAGGTCAGTGACCGCCTGCCGCGCGCCGGCGACTTCGCCACCCGCGGCAAGCCGGCCCTGTCGGTGGTGGCAAGCGGCTCGCAATACGTCGAGGGCTATTTCGAGGAGACCAAGCTGCCCGCGATCCGGATCGGCAGCGCCGCCGACGTGCATGTCATGGGGCAGCGCGCGCCGCTGCACGGACAGGTGCAGAGCATCGCGCCCGGCATCGAGGACCAGGACCGCGCACTCGGCCCGAACCTGCTGCCGAGCGTCAACCCGACCTTCAACTGGGTGCGGCTGGCGCAGCGGATACCGGTGCGCATCGCGCTCGATCCGGTCCCGGAAGGCGTCCAGCTGATTGCCGGCCAGACCGCCACGGTACGCATCCGCGAGCCGCACCCCTGA
- a CDS encoding helix-turn-helix domain-containing protein produces the protein MQDADIDPAIVAVLQVLCQAGRDGGGPWSLARIAKRSGLPMSVLRRVLTQLQAAGLADMSIDEAGRGHASLTPAGAELAAQVFPEA, from the coding sequence ATGCAGGACGCCGACATCGATCCCGCCATCGTTGCGGTGCTCCAGGTGCTGTGCCAGGCCGGCCGCGACGGCGGCGGCCCCTGGTCGCTTGCCCGGATCGCCAAGCGTTCCGGCCTGCCGATGAGCGTGCTGCGGCGCGTGCTGACGCAGCTGCAGGCGGCCGGACTGGCCGACATGTCGATCGACGAAGCGGGTCGCGGCCATGCGAGCCTGACCCCGGCCGGCGCCGAGCTCGCCGCACAGGTTTTCCCCGAAGCTTGA
- a CDS encoding FUSC family protein, which produces MSASRPLSPVTPRPRPAGMAGALAAAWAGAPDLAPWLHSLKVFGAAMLALGTALALGLPRPYWAMATVYLVSSPLAGATHAKGAYRVVGTLLGAIGAVALVPCLVDQPVLLMAAIACWTGTLLYLSLLEPAPRNYICLLAAYTLPIVALPTVTHPGTVFDVALTRIEEIVIGIVCASVVSAVVFPSRTAPALAARAAAWMEHASRWSADMLAGRASAGQRHDSFSTLAADILALETQMAQLAYESGNAQTLRRARALHQRMTAMLPLVLALADAADALRRHRPGMPEHVAQRLRAMLDWIAGAAGASRPPPSWYPACTAPTAPPDWHARLVAATFDYLDELGDLWQDCRLLQASLRQRGSEPAALRYRVEPAGQARHHDHAQLLFRAATAGSATLVAGLLWMASGWVDGAVPVGLAALASCFIACTPEPRLVAGRVIAWSVACALLSWYYQFVVLQLAHDFGSLAALLFGPYLVIGAMTTQPRFALFGVLLAVTAASFPGPQNLGTASFSGIFNGSLASLAALVFAALWAVLMQPFGQQLVAYRLARANWNEIALAAHPRAPVNSARLRGRLLDRLLRQWPPLTRRNHASHEQAANALADFLVEVAVLALRRATDRAVARVLAGVARHYRHCARAGHAIPPAPALAAQIDAAFAALATSAHGSSRSTLTALATLRLALYPHDQERRHARH; this is translated from the coding sequence ATGTCCGCTTCCCGCCCACTTTCTCCCGTCACGCCACGGCCACGCCCTGCCGGGATGGCCGGCGCGCTCGCCGCGGCGTGGGCGGGCGCTCCCGATCTTGCGCCCTGGCTGCATTCCCTCAAGGTGTTCGGCGCGGCGATGCTGGCGCTCGGCACGGCGCTGGCGCTGGGCCTGCCGCGGCCCTACTGGGCCATGGCGACGGTCTACCTGGTGTCCAGCCCGCTCGCCGGCGCGACGCATGCCAAGGGCGCCTACCGCGTCGTCGGCACGCTGCTGGGGGCCATCGGCGCGGTGGCGCTGGTGCCCTGTCTGGTCGACCAGCCCGTGCTGCTGATGGCGGCGATCGCCTGCTGGACCGGCACCCTGCTCTACCTGTCCTTGCTGGAGCCGGCACCGCGCAACTACATCTGCCTGCTGGCCGCCTATACGCTGCCGATCGTCGCGCTGCCGACCGTGACCCACCCCGGCACGGTGTTCGACGTCGCGCTGACGCGGATCGAGGAGATCGTGATCGGCATCGTCTGCGCCAGCGTGGTCAGCGCGGTGGTGTTCCCATCGCGCACCGCGCCGGCGCTGGCCGCGCGCGCGGCGGCATGGATGGAGCACGCCTCGCGCTGGAGCGCCGACATGCTGGCCGGCCGCGCCAGCGCGGGGCAACGCCACGACAGCTTCAGCACGCTCGCCGCCGATATCCTCGCGCTGGAAACCCAGATGGCCCAGCTCGCCTATGAATCCGGCAACGCGCAGACGCTGCGGCGCGCACGCGCGCTGCACCAGCGCATGACCGCGATGCTGCCACTGGTGCTGGCGCTGGCCGATGCCGCGGACGCGTTGCGCCGGCATCGCCCCGGCATGCCGGAGCACGTCGCGCAGCGCCTGCGCGCCATGCTGGACTGGATCGCCGGTGCGGCCGGCGCGTCGCGCCCGCCGCCGTCGTGGTACCCGGCGTGCACGGCGCCGACCGCGCCCCCCGACTGGCACGCGCGGCTGGTCGCGGCGACCTTCGACTACCTCGATGAACTGGGCGACCTCTGGCAGGACTGCCGCCTGCTGCAGGCCAGCCTGCGCCAGCGCGGCAGCGAGCCCGCGGCGCTGCGTTACCGCGTGGAGCCGGCCGGCCAGGCGCGGCATCATGACCACGCGCAGCTATTGTTCCGCGCCGCCACGGCGGGCTCGGCGACGCTGGTGGCCGGCCTGCTGTGGATGGCATCCGGCTGGGTGGACGGCGCCGTGCCGGTCGGCCTGGCGGCGCTGGCCAGCTGCTTCATCGCCTGCACGCCCGAGCCGCGGCTGGTGGCTGGCCGCGTGATCGCGTGGAGCGTGGCCTGCGCGCTGCTGTCCTGGTACTACCAGTTCGTGGTGCTGCAGCTGGCCCATGACTTCGGCTCGCTCGCCGCGCTGCTGTTCGGGCCTTACCTGGTGATCGGCGCGATGACCACGCAGCCGCGCTTCGCGTTGTTCGGCGTGCTGCTGGCCGTGACCGCGGCGTCATTCCCGGGGCCGCAGAACCTGGGAACGGCGAGTTTTTCCGGCATTTTCAACGGCAGCCTGGCAAGCCTGGCGGCACTGGTGTTCGCCGCGCTGTGGGCGGTGCTGATGCAGCCGTTTGGCCAGCAGCTGGTGGCATACCGGCTGGCGCGCGCCAACTGGAACGAGATCGCGCTGGCCGCCCATCCGCGCGCGCCGGTCAATAGCGCGCGGCTGCGCGGCCGCCTGCTGGACCGCCTGCTGCGCCAGTGGCCGCCGCTGACGCGCCGCAACCATGCCAGCCATGAGCAGGCGGCCAATGCGCTGGCCGACTTCCTGGTCGAAGTTGCCGTGCTGGCGCTGCGGCGCGCCACGGATCGCGCAGTCGCCCGCGTGCTTGCCGGGGTCGCGCGGCACTACCGCCACTGCGCGCGTGCCGGCCATGCCATCCCGCCCGCGCCGGCGCTGGCTGCGCAGATCGACGCGGCCTTCGCGGCGCTGGCCACGTCCGCGCACGGCAGCTCCCGCTCCACGCTGACGGCGCTCGCCACGCTGCGCCTCGCTCTCTATCCCCATGACCAGGAAAGACGCCATGCACGCCACTGA